One Frankiaceae bacterium genomic window, ACGCGCGGCGACGCGGGCGAGCGTCGCCGGGGGTGGCGCGGTGGTGTCGATCACGAAGGCGTCCGGCCACGCCGTCGCCGTGGCCGCCATCCGCTCGGCGACCTCCGGCGTGGCGTCGGAGATGTCCGCGTGCGCGAACGCCCGTTCGGTCACGCGCTGCCGCGCGACGTCGGCGGGGGCGGTGCACCGGACCTGGACGAGGTCGGCGTGGGCGGCGGCCGCGACGGCCGCGGCGCGGGCGCGCATCGCCGGGTCGAGCCAGGTGGCGTCGAGGACGACCGACTCGCCGTGCGTGAGCGCGAGCGTCGCCTCGCGGAGCAGTTCGGCGTAGGTCGCGGCCGTGTGCCCTGCGTCGTAGAGGCCCTCGCCGTAGCGCTCCGGGTGCCACGTGCCGGGCGCGATGCCGTGCAGCTGCTTGCGCACGGCGTCCGAGCGCAGCAGCGTCAGCCCGAACCGGTCGGCGAGGCCTCGCGCGACGGTGGACTTGCCGGTGCCGGGCAGCCCGCCCACGAGGACGAGCCGGACGCGGCCGGCGCGCAGGTGGCGCAGCGCGATCCGCATCAGGTCGTGCGCCTGAACCGAGTCGGAACGCAGGCACGCGACCTTGGCGCGGACGAGCGCGCGCTGCGCGACGTAGAAGTGCTCCAGCGACGGCGGCCACGTGGCGCCGGAGAACCCGGCGTACGCGTCGAGGAACGTCCTCGCGAGCGCGGTGCCGCCCAGGCGTTCGAGGTCCATGGCGAGGAACGCGACGTCGGCGAGGACGTCGCCGTAGCGGAGCGCGTCGTCGAACTCCAGGCAGTCGAGGACGCGCGGCCCGTCGGGCAGGCAGAACACGTCGTCGGCGAGCAGGTCGCCGTGGCCGTCGCGGGCGCTGGTCTCGGCGCGTTCGCGGAGCAGCGGGCCGCGGCCCGCGAGGTAGCGCTCGGTGAGCCGGCGAACGCTCTCGACGTCCTCCGCGTCGAGAAGGTGGCCGCGCGCGGCGTCGAGCTCGTCGACGTTGCGCAGCGACGTCCGCGCGACGACAGGCGGCGAGGCCGCCTCGGCGACCGCGGCCGACGTCGGGGCGGCCGCGTGGAACGCCGCGACGAGGCGGGCGACCTTCACCGTCTCGTCGCGGGCGTCGGAGCGGCTCGCCGCGACGAGCGCGGACAGCCGGCACTCCTCGGGCATGCGGCGCATGACGACGACGGGCTCGCCCGGCTCGCCGCGGAGGCGGAGCGTGGCGACGCCGAGATAGACGTCGGGCGCGAACCTGCGGTTGAGCTCGACCTCACGCTCGCATGCCCGGCGTCTCAGCGCGGGGGTGGTGAGGTCGACGAACGGGAAGCGCACCGGCTTCTTCGCCTTGTACGCGCGGTCGCCCGCCAGCACGACGACAGCGGTGTGCGTCTCGGTGATCGCGGCGGGCTTCATGGGCGGGCCTCCGGCGCCCACGCTGCCCCGCCGCGCCGGTCCCGCACAGGGCCGTTCCGCCCCATCACCGGGGGCGTACGTCCCTGGTGCCGCCGGTGCCCGAGGCGTCTGCTGAGGACACACATCGACCAAGGGAGACGGCCATGCGCGCACTCGTGTACCACGGGCCCGGACAGCGGAGCCTCGACGACGTACCGGAGCCCAAGATCCAGGCGGACGGAGACGTCATCGTCCGGATCGACACCACGACGATCTGCGGTACGGACCTGCACATCCTCAAGGGCGACGTGCCCGCGGTGACGCCGGGGCGCATCCTCGGCCACGAGGCCGTCGGCACCGTCGTGGAGGCCGGCATCGGCGTCCAGACGTTCCGCGAGGGCGATCGGATGCTCGTGCCGTGCATCACCTCGTGCGGGCGCTGCGTCTACTGCCGCAAGGGCCAGTACGGCCAGTGCCAGGGCGGCGGCGGGTGGATCTTCGG contains:
- a CDS encoding AAA family ATPase yields the protein MKPAAITETHTAVVVLAGDRAYKAKKPVRFPFVDLTTPALRRRACEREVELNRRFAPDVYLGVATLRLRGEPGEPVVVMRRMPEECRLSALVAASRSDARDETVKVARLVAAFHAAAPTSAAVAEAASPPVVARTSLRNVDELDAARGHLLDAEDVESVRRLTERYLAGRGPLLRERAETSARDGHGDLLADDVFCLPDGPRVLDCLEFDDALRYGDVLADVAFLAMDLERLGGTALARTFLDAYAGFSGATWPPSLEHFYVAQRALVRAKVACLRSDSVQAHDLMRIALRHLRAGRVRLVLVGGLPGTGKSTVARGLADRFGLTLLRSDAVRKQLHGIAPGTWHPERYGEGLYDAGHTAATYAELLREATLALTHGESVVLDATWLDPAMRARAAAVAAAAHADLVQVRCTAPADVARQRVTERAFAHADISDATPEVAERMAATATAWPDAFVIDTTAPPPATLARVAARLA